DNA from Ensifer canadensis:
ATGACCATCGATAGCCAATCGCGAAGATCCCTCGCCTTCGGCAGCGTCGCGTTACCTAGCGAAGCAACGCGCCTCCGACGCGCCGCAGCGAACGCTTGTGCCCCGCGGCACATCATGTCATTAGGACGCCTTCCCCGGAGACTGGCACATGACGAAAAACATAATCGCCGGAAAACCTTTGAAAAGATTGGTGTTTATGGCATCCCTTTTTTTGTGGACACCGGCGAATGCAACGCCGGCACTCGTCGTGGATGCCGACAGCCATCAAGTTCTCTATCAGGAAGATGCCGGCGTACCCTGGTATCCGGCCTCGACAACCAAGCTCATGACCGCGTTCGTCGTGTTTGAAGCCCTTCGGTCTGGCGAGGTGACACTGACGACACCGGTCACCATGACCCGCAACGCAACGAAACAGGCGTTTCTCGAATCCGGCCTGACCTTCGGCCGGACAATGACCCTCGAAGACGCGCTCTTTGCCACGATTACGGCTTCAGCAAATGACGTCGCTGTAGCCTTGGCAGAAGTAGTCGCTTCCGGCGAAACGTCTTTCGTTCGGCGAATGAATGAAGCGGCGGCCCGCATCGGGCTTACGGGCACGCATTTTACCAATCCAAACGGTCTATTTGACAGAGAGAATTACACGACTGCCCGCGATCTTGCGATCCTTGGGTTGGAAGTGGACCGGATGTTTCCTGAATATCGCCGCTTCTTCCTGGCTTCGGCAGTCACGATCGACGGTAAAGAGATCAAGTCCAACAATCTGTTGTTGACGCGTTTCAGCGGCACCATCGGGATGAAGACTGGTTTCCTATGTGCATCCGGACGAAATATCGTCGGGCTCGCAACTCGAAATGGAAGGCGCGTGATGGTGGTCATCTTGGGCGCCACGACAGAACGGGAACGCAACGAAAGATCCGCGCAATATCTGACGCACGCCTTCGATGGAACGCTGTCCCCAGATGCAGTGCTTGTGGATCATCTGCCGAACCGGACCGGTGTC
Protein-coding regions in this window:
- a CDS encoding D-alanyl-D-alanine carboxypeptidase family protein, whose product is MTKNIIAGKPLKRLVFMASLFLWTPANATPALVVDADSHQVLYQEDAGVPWYPASTTKLMTAFVVFEALRSGEVTLTTPVTMTRNATKQAFLESGLTFGRTMTLEDALFATITASANDVAVALAEVVASGETSFVRRMNEAAARIGLTGTHFTNPNGLFDRENYTTARDLAILGLEVDRMFPEYRRFFLASAVTIDGKEIKSNNLLLTRFSGTIGMKTGFLCASGRNIVGLATRNGRRVMVVILGATTERERNERSAQYLTHAFDGTLSPDAVLVDHLPNRTGVAPQDMRIRLCTDQSADYEASRNKLYPMGLAGQETYLRDHITGQVHPITTWANDNVTDVPTPTPRPS